The Oncorhynchus gorbuscha isolate QuinsamMale2020 ecotype Even-year linkage group LG08, OgorEven_v1.0, whole genome shotgun sequence DNA window CATGACAGAGGATGCTGTGGTCGTTTTTACACCGGCATGGTTAATACCCATTGACGATACAATATTAACTGTCATAAAACCGAGACGGTTCTTGTTGTGTCCTCTGTCCTGCCATTAGGTGGCAGAGGATGACGTCCTGGACGCCTTGGAAACGGTTCTACAGTCGCATATGTCGTCGCCGGCAACCAGGGGCTTCGCTCTCACAGCGACAATGAAACTCAGCACACGCATAACACACAACGTGGAGTAAGCATCATTATCTCGCACCCCTCAGAACACAGCTTCAACCGCTAGACAGCAGCCACTGAAAACTGCGTATGTCAGTTTTGCCCACTGCGTGGGGGTCTTGGGACTTGTGACTCTCATTGCTGACGTAGAGAATACTAAAATAGCTCTTGTTTGCTGCTGCTTTTCCTCTCCTCGGCCCTGTCCGGCAGTCGCATTAGGAGCATCGTCAGCATCTACGGCAGCTGCATCGACGTGGAACTCCAGCAGAGGGCAGTGGAATACAACGCTCTGTTTAAGAAATACGACCACATGAGGTAGTCCATATGCATATGCATTCAGTGTATTGTCAGTGATAGCCAATGATGTACACATATATTGTTATATCTATGAATACAACGCTGAGGGGAAATGGCAGCCCCTCGGTGACTCAATTATGGTCTTCGTCATGGTAGCCACTTTTGCTTTGCCCATTACACTGCTAAGAGAGCTGTGTTCGCAGGGCTGCCGTTCTGGAGAGAATGCCAGTGATTGACAAGAGCTCACCGGGACATACCAATGGAGAATCAGCAGGGGGGTCTATCAAAGAGATGGAGCCAACCAAACGGACACAGGAAGTAGTATTACCCCAGGGACCTGCTAACCAGGTAAGGGATGAAAATGACTGCAATAAACTTTGGTAGTTCAGCTATCTGGATATGAAGTATAGACTTGACGTATAGTGTCCTTTCTCAAGCGAAATCTCTCAAAAGTAACTCAATTTGGAATATTTCCCTCATTTTCCCTTGTCAAGGTGTGTGATCTGTTGGACCTGCTAGGTGGTTCTGGGGAGCCTCCCCAGCCCAGCCCCGCCCTGTCCACCACAGCACTAGGCCCTGTTAGCAGCACGGCTGGGGGAGACTTACTGGACCTGCTGGGAGGCCTGGACGTCACACCTGGTGAGACACGGAGCTGCTGAGTGAGAGCGGACGAGAAACGGAGATGGGGCTTTTCAGAGAGATGGACAAAGCCATCAGAAATACATTATGAAGATGTACTTGAATGAACACATGCGAAAGATGCACCACATCTTCATCATGTATTTAGTGATGGTCTGTTTTGTGGTGCTGAATTTCATGGGCGCCCAGTGTGACCGATGTTTCTTTGTGTTTCCATAGTGCCAcctagtgttatagtgtatgaGAAGAACGGCGTGACACTGAAactacagactgacagacagacagacacgggcATGACCATTACCCTCACTGCCACCAACTCTACTGACAGGGAGATCACCAGCCTCACCCTGCAAGCAGCAGTACCCAaggtctgtccgtctgtctttgGGTCCGCTTGTCAGGCTACCTTGCTTACCTTATTTGGTATTCCAAACTTGTACGTTATGAGTAGACGTCTCTAGACCATGTGACCAGACCAGGAAAAACCCTGGGCCCTAATTATAGGCTATTCATGACCTTTGTCTCTCACTCCCATCCGCCTCAGAGTGTCCAGTTACAGATGAAGGCTCCGAGTGGTGACATCATCCCCGCACACAGCTTAGGTCAGGTGACCCAGACTGTGCTCCTCAACAACCCCAACAAGGTGGGTCTTCGTTCAGTCAGTCCGTGGTTGCCACACTCACAATGAGCTAAACATTCACTTCCTTCCCAACCAGGTGAGTCTGAAAATGAGGGTGCGCGTGTGCTACACCAGCCAGGACTTTGTCTGCCAGGACACGGTGCAGATCGACTCATTTCCCAGCCCCGCCTGGTAATGACATCTGAAATCAACCTGTCCATCAACACTGACAACCGACCAGGCCCAGGAGTGGGGATCCATTCTACCTGACAGCTGCCTGTCAATCATACACAGAGGGTATCCTCTGTCAATCAACTATTCTACAGTACAACCTGATGTTTTTCCAAATGACTCTTCTTTATTTTTCTAAATAAAGAACTGTGGAAAATGTCCCCCTACAGTTGGCAGGGATTTATGTAGATAAACTCTTGATACTGTCACCCTAAAAGCCATTGTCACCATGACCTTTTCAGCTTCTGATTGGACTACTGGTATTACATTTCCCATAGCATAACCAACAGTATTAATGGCAGTATCTTTGGTGTGTATTTGGTGTCACATCAACCAACAATAGTAATATGCAGCTGTCTGCCTGGCCCCGTGGGACTTGTCCAATCAGAAGATAAATCTATCCTGAGAACTGTGCAACCAAGACTGTCCCCCTGAAAGACAATCTGTCGGGATAGTCGTTTAAGAGAGTCCCTTGAAGTCTTGACCCGTGCAACCACGACAACTTTTCTTTCACTCCGGGACTACTTACCTACCTACTGTTGTGGCTCACTGTTACAGTTCCCTCTCGTCAATCTGAGCCGTGTGATTAGCATCCACTAACACTACGCCTTATCCATACTTAAAGGTACATGCCTTCCATTGGtgtactctcctcctccctacctctatTTACCAACTGCTCCTCTCTTCCCCTGTGCCTGTCACTCAGAACCCCCTTTGGAGCAGAGGTATTATCACCTAtgtgtatatagactttattttgaGGTGGGAGTTTCTGTTTTATCTGTGAACGACGTGTAGTACCGGGAAAGAGAATTCAGTTTGTGTGCATTGCCTTTGACATTTGTAATTAAAGGTTATCAAATCGAATTGTGAATGCATTATGTTCAGAGTTCATAACTGCCTATATGGAAAGTTGTTTTTACACAAAGGCACTGCTAAATGACACACTCGTGCAATAGCAGCCATGCATGTACTTCGAAAGGAAAACAGTACATTTCACCTTTTATTCACAAGCAAAAAAACTCAGTGTCCCACTTGCTTAAATTCCAACATTGGTTACAAAAACAGAGGAATTACAGCTGTCTACATTGCTGCTCTGTGTTGCAACATGGTGTGACGATGACAAACTCTGCCCACTAGGAGATGAGGTGTATGCTGGAACAGTGGTAGACTAGCCCCCCCTCTTAGTGCCAGGACCAGATGCAGCACTGAGCCTCCCTGGATCTTGTAGTCCGCAGCTGTCTTCTCATCGTTCCTGAGAGAGATGGGATTAAGTCAGAGCAGATAACATCCCAGATGTAATGCTGCCACTTGATTAACACTAGAACCACCCTAAACCAACAGTGTTTGATATTGTAAATCAAATAAATCAGCCCTCCCTAGCTATGTCCTGCTCCTTCCCTGACATTTTCCATTACTCTTGTCTTTTTATCACAAACATATTTCTTTTCACACGTATTCCCAACTTAACCTGCCAAGACAATGCTCAGTaagacgttggtacccagccaggtgCTGATGCGTGTCACTCTCCTGACTAAATTAACAATGAATGGAAAATAATTGTGCACTTCACAACAATTTAAATTGACCGTGCTCCTTGCGGGTATATCATTCTTTCACGTTTTACTGTAAAAAAGAAGCTGTTAAAGTACTGATTTATTTACTAGAACGGAAAACATGCTACGTGTTGCAGTAGGTCCTTTAGAATAATGCCAAACATATCCTTGAATATCCAAGTTGTTGAGCCAAGGGACTCAAATGATGCCAGCCTGAATGAATGGGTGATAATTGCAGTCCTTCACAATCAAATTTAAAATAGGCCTAACTAAATGATAAGGAGGGTGAACAAGTTAATTTAATTTAGAACAGTGTAATGATGAGTTTGTGTTATGCCTATTTAATCAGCGTTGGCTCTCATGTTAATAATATGACCGTGTGCTTCCTGTTTGCTGGTTGATACGGGACTGTTTTATTTACTATAACTATTATTAAATCATATTTATTGTAAGGGCAACTAAAACATGCTATGTGTTGCATTAGGCCTTTAGAATAATGCAAAACACATCCTTGACTCTATCCAAGATGATGAGCGAGGGGAAAGAAACGATGCCAGTCCGCCTACGCAGCCGGCCCatcgaaactacacctaaactaatttcacacagCCTATGGACAAGATTAAATTGACAGTCTGAGTGACAATATTATCAGTTGTCAAATTGCACATGAAGAGACGGGCACATTTTGTAATTGACAGATGCAAGGAAAGAAGCATTACTTCATCAAATCATCACATGCAGGTAAAACAATTTGATTTCTATATAGTATCAGAAAGATCATATTGTGCAGTTTCTATGACGCTTACGTTTGTCAAATAACTCCAAATTCAAGAGGTGCAGCTCTATTTCCAAATTTCACTTTTTAAAAGAATATCTGCTGTCCATGCACTCAGCACATGCCCACTCGGAGGCAGCATTTCTCTGGCTACTAAGACAAGATTAGTAACATAATAAACTTAAAATATGGTATTCTGTTTAagtttaaatacattttcttaTTTCCACAATGTTTCTGTAGACCTGCCAAAACTAAATTATAAAAGGACTTATTTGTGATGGACTTGAACTAGTGTTTTTAGTTTCGACAAACTAATGAAAATGCTATTATGCTCTTTGAAATAATTGTTTAGTATTCTAATGTTAGCTAAGACCTTtataaacacaaccaaatgaTTATTGTTCAGATTGCATATAATAAATGTATTTATTAGACTGTTATAATGCTGATGGTTCATTGGCTGGAAGTGTCAAATTGTCTTTAGGCCTACGTTTTTCACGAGGACGTCGTAGAATAATTTAAAACATATCCATGACTAACAAATAACTATTGATGTTATATTTACACATGGATATTGAGGCtttgattaagaagttggagctcttctctgtctgcatcaaaaaggacaacacacaggtctttccatcattttatgatttgtgtgtgtgcaaatgcgatatagcgaagcacctgagtgagttgggtgcccAATTACACAGGTAATTTcccaaaacggatgacacaaacaactggattcgttatccatttcatgccctgcctccagtccacttactgacatctgaacaagagagcctcgtcGAAATTGCAAGCGGTTCTGTGGAAATTGAATATAATTAGAAGCCACTCCCAGATTTCtagattgggctgcgctcagagtatcctgccttggcaaatcacctTGTTCAGACAccgatgccctttgcaaccacgtatctatgtgagagtggattctcagccctcactagcatgaacacTAAATagaggcacagactgtgtgtggaaaatgatttaagactaagactctccaatacaacccaacattgcagagttatgtgcatcctttcaagcacacgcttctcattaacctgtggtgagttattaacaattttcaatgaacaaaaggttttatatgtaagatggttaaataaagagctaaattattattatattattatttgtgccatgagctctttgtcacttcccacgagccaggttgtgacaaaaacttacactcattcttatgtttaataaatgtatcatatagtgtgtgtgtggcaggcttacagtgatggcaaaaaaaataaaaatttgagagtgcgctgaccctggtgctagaggggatgtttgaaggggtacgggaacAATCAAAAGTTTGGGAACAACTGCTCTACTTATAGGCAGAAAGGCCAGGCGCTTCTGGTGTTAAAGGGAGCAGATGTTTCATGACAAGATTGTGATGGAAGGGTTTATCACTTACATCTGTTTTCCACTGTAAATTAGTCTTTGTTGTTGAGGTGgaatcccctccttctcctccacccttTCTTTAATTCTCTCCACCTTCATACGTACAAGAGAGGATATAAGCACATCACTACTGAACATGACTCTCCAATGTATTACTGACATGAGCAACTTGATCCTTATATTACACATAGAAATAAAATGCATTAGATTAAAATCACCCTTCAGAGTAATGATGTTTCATACCTTGTCTGTGGGCTCAATGTCGATCTCTATTTCTTTGCCAGTGAGAGTCTGAAACAGAAAAAGTacgttaactagctaactaacgttatgttaggtagctagctagttagctagcatgGCTGTTGTTACAACATTGTAGCTATACGGGGATGACGGTTCAAAACCTGTAATGTCCACTATATAACTAGCGCTGTTCAGATCAATACATTTCTCAAATATATAACTAGCGCTGTTCAGATCAATACATTTCTCAAATATATGTATAAATAACATGTAAATTACGTCTAATATTACAATCCAACTAACGTTAGCTCGACGATGGTGAAATACGACCATACAGTCTGTAAACTAGAGGGCATGGCCACAAATTAAATGGCTGGTCTTACCTTAACCTTGATCAGCATTTTGACTTTAAATACGTTATCAATCAATTTAAGATTAAATATCTAATCCACAagtatagtgttgtggtattgttGTCAAAGTGAGCAAACCTTCTGATTAAACTTTACTTCCTGTGTAAGTCACTGTTTTGTCCGTTGTCCATCTACCGTATTTTGTGAGACATAGGTTCCGCTATGCAAATAATTACTTTATGGGAAAATACTGTATGTGACTGTTATAAAGTTAACTTTAAAAAAcgttgtgcatgggggcattgttgttacaggaaagggccttccccaaactattgccacaaagttggaa harbors:
- the nedd8l gene encoding LOW QUALITY PROTEIN: NEDD8 ubiquitin like modifier, like (The sequence of the model RefSeq protein was modified relative to this genomic sequence to represent the inferred CDS: deleted 1 base in 1 codon), translated to MLIKVKTLTGKEIEIDIEPTDKVERIKERVEEKEGIPPQQQRLIYSGKQMNDEKTAADYKIQGGSVLHLVLALRGGLVYHCSSIHLIS